In Calothrix sp. PCC 6303, the sequence GATTTTGAAACCACATTAACTGCAAATAAGGGGGGTCTCAAAACCACATTATCTGCAAATGAAACCACATTATTTGCAACCAAACCACATTAACTGCAAACAAACCAGATTATTTGCAAATAAGCTGTAACCCTTATATTCAGGTGTTTTTAGAAAAAGAGTCCCCAAACTGTCCAGAAAATACGAACTTTTTAACCGGACACATATGTACACTATTCGTGGTTTAATTTGAACTATATACGTTCGATTAAATCCCCAAAGCTGTTTAAACCGACAGCCAATATGGCTATGGTTATTTATGCTTATTTGAGAGTATCCACCGACCACCAAGACCTACACAACCAACGACATGGCATTTTAGAATATGCCAACGTACATTCTTTGAGTCCCATTCAGTTTGTAGAGGATACTGTTTCTGGGCGCGAGAAATGGGAGTCGCGGGGCATAGGACTACTACTAACAGAAACTGCGATCGCAACAGACATCATAATTTTCTCAGAAGTCAGTCGAATGGCACGCTCCACCCTACAAGTATTAGAAATGCTGGAGTGCTGCGTGCGTCGAGGAATCAACGTCCATATCGCCAAACAAGGTATGGTGCTTGATGGCTCGATGCAAAGCCGAATTACAGCAACGGTTTTAGGTTTGGCAGCAGAAATTGAGCGGGAATTAATTGTACTGAGAACCACCGAAGCCCTCGCCAAACGCAAAGCCGAAGGGAAAACTTTAGGACGACCCAAAGGACGACAATCGACACATTTAAAACTAGACACTCGTGAAGCAGAAATTCGCAGCTATCTAAACAAAGGTATTAGCAAGCGCTCAATCGCTAAACTGGTCGATTGTTCCCCCTCTACCCTCTACGATTGGTTGGAACGCAAGCATCTCCATTCACGCTCGTCCGTTGGGGCGAAATTATAGGATGCCCAAGAAACAAATACCATCAGAAACGGTAGTAGACCTACGCCGTCGTCTCAACCAACTACCACCGCGCAGTAAAGAACGTCGGCTGCTAGTTGGAGAAATAGCTCACCTGTATGGTGTCTCGTCAGATACGGTGTATCGAGCGTTACGAGATGACATGCAACTTTCGTCAGTGCGTCGTGCCGACCGCGATGTCCCCCGTGTGATTCCCAAAGCCGGACTGGAACGCTACTGTGAAATAATTGCTGCCATTAAGATACGTACCTCAAACCGCAAAGGTCGCCATCTATCTACCGTGCAAGCAATCCGCCTTTTGGAATCCGACGGGATTAATACGAATGATGGTCATGTCACAGCCCCAATAGGACTATTAAAACCAACCACCGTCAATCGTTACCTGAAAAAATGGGGTTACGACCGGAATACCCTAATGCGACAGCCACCTGCCGTTCGCTTTCAAGCCGAATACAGCAATCAATGCTGGCATTTTGACCTCAGCCCCAGCGACCTCAAACACGTCAAAGCACCAGCTTGGGTAGAACCGGGACGGGGACATCCCTTGCTAATGCTTTACAGCGTCGTCGATGACCGCAGTGGCCTTGCATACCAGGAATACCACGGCGTTTACGGTGAAGACGTAGAAGCAGCACTGCGATTTATGTTTGCCGCCATGTCGAAAAAGGCAGAACCCGACTTTCCCTTTGAAGGCATTCCCAAAATGCTCTATATGGACAACGGTCCCATTGCCAAGAGCTTGGTATTTCAAAAAGTGATGGCAGATTTGGGGATTGATGTCCGCACCCATTTACCCAATGGCAAAGATGGACGACGGGTGACGGCTCGTTCCAAAGGTAAGGTGGAACGACCATTTCGCACCGTCAAAGAAATGCACGAAACCCTTTACCACTTGCACGAACCGGAGACCGAAGCCGAGGCTAACGCTTGGTTGATGAAGTTTTTACTGCATTACAACAGTCGTCCCCATCGCAGCGAACCCCATTCCCGGATTGAAGATTGGGTGGAGAACCAGCCCTCGGACGGTATTAGTGGAATGTGTCTATGGGAACGTTTTTGTACTTATGCACATAATGCAAATGCGAGGTTACAGCGAATTGAAAAGTATCTGGGTACCCAGCCAAAATCGAAGTCAAAATCAAAGGAAAAATAAGTTATACCATTTTGAAAAGAGAATTCGACAGTTAGCTTACTCAAAACCTAGACTGAGCAAGTATTTATGGCGTTGCATAAATGCGGGATGAATCAGCTAAACACAGGTATTTCTCTATACTTTAAATAATAGAGTAACAATCGAATCGAATATTTAAGCATATCTACTGATTTGGAATAGCATAATGTTTTTCGATGCAGTCGTCCTAGATAATGACGTAAATGTGTATTCTCACCTTCTACTCTGGTTATA encodes:
- a CDS encoding recombinase family protein, with translation MVIYAYLRVSTDHQDLHNQRHGILEYANVHSLSPIQFVEDTVSGREKWESRGIGLLLTETAIATDIIIFSEVSRMARSTLQVLEMLECCVRRGINVHIAKQGMVLDGSMQSRITATVLGLAAEIERELIVLRTTEALAKRKAEGKTLGRPKGRQSTHLKLDTREAEIRSYLNKGISKRSIAKLVDCSPSTLYDWLERKHLHSRSSVGAKL